The following DNA comes from Emys orbicularis isolate rEmyOrb1 chromosome 13, rEmyOrb1.hap1, whole genome shotgun sequence.
GCACCAGCAGTAGAGCAACATTTACAAACTGGCAAAAAAGTGCAGAGAATCCAGGAGAGATGCTGGGACCCAGGCACAAAGCAAACACTCCGAGAGCAGGGAATCCAAGGAGCTGAGATTAGAGGGGTACAGTGTGGGGAAGACAACATCTGTCGTCCCCACACAGGATACACTGATAGATTGGGAGGGAGTGACCAGCTGGGCTGTCATGCTCCTTGTTTCCCTCTGGCCTCTATGATGGGGGTTAgcctggcttcaaggctggcCCAGGCCTGTTTACTTTTCTCCTTCTTGTCTCTGCCCAGCCCCATCCTCTCAGTAATCTGGAGATGCTGCATCCTCCCCTCATCACTCCTCTTGGGGCATCATTTGTAATGCTTTAGATTTCAGGGATGGCTTCACTCAGTACTCACAGGGCaattcctgtctctctctggtATTGGTGCAGCAAGTTCACAGTTCTCAGCCTCAGCTGTCTGGCTCTCAAGAGAAAAGTCtgcagtttcccagctctgttcccctcaccccctcctgacTATCTCACATCCCTGTAGAGATCAGGTAGCAACTCCATGCCCTGTTCAGTCTCGGCCTCTTGGAGTATGAATCTAGCACTCACCCTTGGTGTTTGTGCTGAGAGATATTGATAGTTTTCATTGTTCACACAACACAAAAATCTCATGACAAAGGGAAAAGAaaggttaaataaaataaaaaaggactcTTCTGGCAAAAGATCTTTTGTCTCCTTAAGTCCTCAATAAAGCTGTGCTACATCCTGTCAAAGTAAGCTATTGGTGCTTTCTAAATGCAAAGGGGGCAGGGAAAAGTGGCAGAGGGGGTGAGTGATAAGAAGCAGCACCTCTCTTCCCCGTATTCtcctctcttatcccatgatcccTAACATACGATCTGCCTGGCACCCAACACCTTCTGCTTCCCACATCCACCAGACCCAACCATTCAATCCCCCAGTTTCCTCCCCAAAACCCATCCCTCTTGGTCCCTTCATATTTAAATCCCTGGAAACCAGCACCTTCGGGGATTTAGGGAGGGGAAGAGTTATCAGCCCCAGGGTTACTCACTCTGCAGGTACCAGCTCCAGGTAAGTGGGGGCAaccagcccaggggctgcaggaaaatgggggtggggacaggtgtccatAGTGAATTTAGGGCCTGGCCTAAGTATCCCTCTCCTAGTCTCCATGGGAGGGGCATCACGTCGGGGAAGGGAGAGGGTGTAACTTAATTCAGGCAGAGGGAGCTTCTGGAggagtttctctctcccttcccacagCGGGTGAGCAGGAGGCAGAAAGGCCCATCAGTTCAGCAGCCAGgactgcagcagggaggaggggctgataAGGACTTCTCCTCCACCTCTGCCTGGGGTTAGCTTAGACTAGGCAAAGCCAGAGGGTCCCTGAACAGCTCAGGGtcagctgctgctggaacctgTCCCCAGAGATGGGCAGCTGGTTACCAAATGCCACTGCTGTGTGTGGGAATTAGGAAATGGAGTTTTTACTACGTCCAGTCCTAGTCATGGCACTGAGAGAATTTCTCTCCTATGTGGAGGAGTCTCTGATGCCCAGTGTGGTGTTAGCTCCAACTGAACCTTTTTCCATGCTAAGGATATCCGAGAAGCCTCTTCCCTCTGTGAATCTGCTGATGCTTGATGCTGTGTGAGCATGAAATGAAGCTTCCCCACACATTCAAGTCTTTCTTCTGTGAATTATTGGATGGGGACTAATGTGTCAGTTCAGATGACTCTTTTGCTGAAGTTATTGAAGCTAGTTCCACAGTCCAAGTATTTATGGATTTTCTCTCCCATGTGGATTGTCTGATGTGAAGTAAGATTTGATcttcaaattatattttttccaCAGTCAATGCATTTATAGATACTGTGCCATGTGGATTCTGAAATGTTTAGTAAGGTATGATCTaggactgaagcttttcccatcATCTAAGCATTTATGGGATTTCTCTCATGTGGATTGTCTGATGTATAAGAAGATTTGAGCtctcactgaagcttttcccacagtgcagGCACTTACAGGTTTtatctcctgtgtgggttctcagACATGAAATGattaaagcttttcccacaatccaagtaTTTATAGGGAttttctcctgtgtgggttctctgatgtatAATAAGGGCTGATGGTGCATTGAAACTTTTCTCACACTGCAGGCATTTTTAGGGTCTCTCCCCCATGTGGATTCTCCCATGGTTAATAAGGCCTGAGTGCTGAATGAAGCTTTTACctcagtccaagcatttatagggtctctctcctgtatggttTCTCTCATGGTTAATTAAGACTTGAGCAATACTGAAGCTCTTCCTGAAGTACAGGCATTTATAGcaaggtttctcaaactggggcccaGGGGTCCGCAAGGGTACTCCAGTGGGTCAACGAGTCATGTCCGAGGCCgccggccccgctgatcaactcctccccctccctcccagtgcctcctgcacaccgcaaaacagctgttcagcggtgtgcaggaggcactgggcgggagagggaggagtggggatggggcgcgtttgggggaggggacaaaaagaggcagggaagaggaggggcaggggtgagggcttgggagaaggggtggagtgggggcagggcctgtggctgaGCAGtgggcttggggggaggaggggtccatgaaaatttttaaatcaaaatgggggtcctcgggttgttaaagtttgagaaccacggaTTTATAGGGTTTCTCACCAGTGTGGAGTCTCCCGTGTCTAATAAGATGTGCCctccgactgaagcttttcccacagtccaaacacttatagggtctctctcccgtgtgcagTCTCCTATGAGCAGTAAGATTTGagctccgactgaagcttttccaacagtccaagcatttatagggtctctctcctgtgtgggttctctcATGGCTAATAAGGCCTGAGCACTGactgaagctcttcccacagtcgCATTTATAGGAGTTCTTGCTCGTGTGGATTCTGCCATGGTTAATAAGGCCGGAGCGCTGactgaagctcttcccacagtccaagcatttatagggtttctctccagtgtggattatTTTATGGCTAATAAGATTTGAGCttcgactgaagcttttcccacagtctaagcatttATAGGGGTTCTCTCCCATGTGGATTCTGCCATGGCTAATGAGGCCTGAGCGCTGactgaagctcttcccacagtccaagcatttaaagggtttctctccagtgtggattatCCTATGGCTAATAAGATTTGAGCTCCGactgaagctcttcccacagtccaagcatttatagggtttctctccagtgtggattatCCTATGGCTAATAAGATTTGCgctccgactgaagcttttcccacagtccaagcatttataaaGTCTCTCTCCCATGTGGATTCTCCCATGTCTAATAAGATTTGAGCgatgactgaagcttttcccacagtccaagcatttataggggttctctccagtgtggattctgCCATGGTTAATAAGGCCTGAGCGCTGactgaagctcttcccacagtccaagcatttatagggtttttcTCCAGTGTGGATTATCCTATGGCTAATAAGGTTTGagctccgactgaagcttttcccacagtctaagcatttataaagtctctctccagtgtggattctcccatgtcTAGTCAGATTTGAGCgatgactgaagcttttcccacagtccaagcatttatagggGTTCTTCTTGTTCTCATTTGTCCGCGGAACTGTGGTTTCTTTGGGATCcttgcctcctcccccacatccAATAGTTTCATACACTTTATTCCTTTGGCAGTTTCCCAGCTTcctctctgacctgtgccaatTACTCCAGGCTTTTCTctgttccaagcactgggaaaTATTCCCTTCACCTTGTTTCAATAAGGTCCCCTGCAGTTCCACTTGTTCAGGACATTCCTGCAATGGATTCCCATCCTCGTTCTCACTCATTGTCTCATCacctgctgggggagagagagaatatagGCAGGAGTCATTGCCTGGGTTAGTACAAAGGACAGAAAGGGGAATAGCAAAGAGGGAAAACACAACTCAGTAACTGTTGGGGAGACTGAGAATTTGGATTCTGCTCCCAAATCCCATCCAAACATTCACAGGGAAGTGAAGTCATGGAAAAAACTCCTGACAGCTAACAAGGTGGGTGGGAATCCA
Coding sequences within:
- the LOC135887590 gene encoding zinc finger protein OZF-like — encoded protein: MAVVDPAQMPVTFEEVAVYFTAGQGALLDPNQRALYRDVMQANYEIVTSLAGLLIPKPDLIARLEAGEEPWVPDLPASEERKFSRGTCTGNDSCLYSLSPPAGDETMSENEDGNPLQECPEQVELQGTLLKQGEGNISQCLEQRKAWSNWHRSERKLGNCQRNKVYETIGCGGGGKDPKETTVPRTNENKKNPYKCLDCGKSFSHRSNLTRHGRIHTGERLYKCLDCGKSFSRSSNLISHRIIHTGEKPYKCLDCGKSFSQRSGLINHGRIHTGENPYKCLDCGKSFSHRSNLIRHGRIHMGERLYKCLDCGKSFSRSANLISHRIIHTGEKPYKCLDCGKSFSRSSNLISHRIIHTGEKPFKCLDCGKSFSQRSGLISHGRIHMGENPYKCLDCGKSFSRSSNLISHKIIHTGEKPYKCLDCGKSFSQRSGLINHGRIHTSKNSYKCDCGKSFSQCSGLISHERTHTGERPYKCLDCWKSFSRSSNLTAHRRLHTGERPYKCLDCGKSFSRRAHLIRHGRLHTGEKPYKSVVLKL